A genomic window from Silene latifolia isolate original U9 population chromosome 11, ASM4854445v1, whole genome shotgun sequence includes:
- the LOC141611146 gene encoding putative disease resistance protein RGA1 isoform X1 — translation MGVSTTLSLVQTILTAIQTLGLMHSVCSISNCKSELDDLHNTVETVRAVLMDADAKQDSLNFQEKNYIQELKDAVYDADDVLDEFLTLAKQKQLRRNKVKSFFSRFKLLTHRLSSKVKMVNDKLNTIATKSDKFSFKVDCKPLKFTKEESSSFLCDQIIGREDDVENIIGVLLGSVNVDHPPVSSLAIVGMGGLGKTALAQLVYNDPRISDAFELKRWTCIGDQDEQKWSLKGYLGKVVKGSSIDDKSSLEEMHHEVKGQLEGKKYLLVLDDVWTETYNEWQQFEGFLKVGGSGSWIIVTTRSKTTAEMIGGDRVHVLQGLSKPESWHLFERMAFHTEERDDELVKLGKEIVKKCTNVPLAIRIVASLLRGQSKSKWLSFHDKGLDYLSETNDTMTRILKLSYDQLNPSLKACFAYCAIFPKDWEIGKQMLIRLWMAQGYINTENLGEEYFLILFQRCFFHDLLEDEFGGIDSFKIHDLLHDLL, via the coding sequence ATGGGCGTTTCAACAACGTTATCCTTAGTTCAAACTATCCTTACTGCTATCCAAACTTTGGGTCTGATGCATTCAGTTTGTTCCATTTCTAACTGCAAATCTGAGCTTGATGACCTCCATAACACCGTAGAAACCGTCAGAGCTGTTCTTATGGACGCTGATGCCAAGCAGGACTCACTTAACTTCCAGGAGAAGAATTACATTCAAGAGCTCAAAGATGCTGTTTATGACGCCGATGATGTGTTAGATGAGTTCCTAACCCTTGCCAAGCAGAAGCAGCTCAGACGCAACAAGGTGAAATCCTTTTTTTCTCGGTTTAAGCTTCTTACTCACAGACTTTCAAGTAAAGTTAAAATGGTTAATGACAAGTTGAACACCATTGCCACTAAGAGTGATAAGTTTAGTTTTAAGGTTGACTGTAAGCCTCTGAAATTTACAAAGGAGGAGAGTTCTTCTTTTTTGTGTGATCAAATCATCGGGAGGGAGGACGATGTGGAGAATATTATAGGTGTCTTGTTGGGTTCTGTTAATGTTGATCATCCACCTGTTTCTTCTCTTGCCATTGTGGGGATGGGAGGtttgggaaaaaccgctcttgccCAACTTGTTTATAACGATCCTAGGATTAGTGATGCATTCGAACTGAAGAGGTGGACTTGCATTGGTGATCAGGATGAACAAAAGTGGAGTTTGAAAGGGTATTTAGGGAAGGTTGTGAAAGGATCATCCATTGATGATAAGTCGTCTTTGGAGGAGATGCATCATGAAGTTAAGGGGCAATTGGAAGGGAAAAAATATTTGCTCGTCTTAGATGACGTGTGGACAGAAACTTATAATGAATGGCAGCAGTTTGAGGGGTTTTTGAAGGTAGGGGGAAGTGGGAGTTGGATAATTGTAACTACACGTTCGAAAACAACGGCCGAAATGATTGGAGGTGATCGAGTGCATGTGTTGCAGGGTTTGTCAAAACCGGAGTCATGGCATTTGTTTGAAAGGATGGCATTTCACACAGAAGAAAGAGATGATGAATTAGTTAAACTTGGCAAAGAGATTGTTAAAAAGTGCACCAATGTCCCGCTTGCTATTAGAATAGTAGCAAGTCTTTTGCGTGGTCAATCCAAGTCTAAGTGGCTATCATTTCACGACAAAGGGTTAGATTATCTTAGTGAAACTAATGATACCATGACCCGCATATTGAAGTTAAGTTATGATCAACTTAACCCGTCCTTGAAGGCTTGTTTTGCGTACTGTGCTATCTTCCCCAAGGATTGGGAGATTGGTAAGCAAATGTTGATTCGGCTTTGGATGGCACAAGGCTACATTAACACCGAGAATTTAGGAGAGGAGTACTTTCTTATATTGTTTCAAAGGTGTTTTTTCCACGATTTACTCGAGGACGAATTCGGTGGGATTGACTCGTTTAAAATACATGATCTCTTGCATGATCTTCTTTGA
- the LOC141611146 gene encoding uncharacterized protein LOC141611146 isoform X2, translating into MGVSTTLSLVQTILTAIQTLGLMHSVCSISNCKSELDDLHNTVETVRAVLMDADAKQDSLNFQEKNYIQELKDAVYDADDVLDEFLTLAKQKQLRRNKAALSDTGVPVPRVQVIATDAISSSDQLGN; encoded by the exons ATGGGCGTTTCAACAACGTTATCCTTAGTTCAAACTATCCTTACTGCTATCCAAACTTTGGGTCTGATGCATTCAGTTTGTTCCATTTCTAACTGCAAATCTGAGCTTGATGACCTCCATAACACCGTAGAAACCGTCAGAGCTGTTCTTATGGACGCTGATGCCAAGCAGGACTCACTTAACTTCCAGGAGAAGAATTACATTCAAGAGCTCAAAGATGCTGTTTATGACGCCGATGATGTGTTAGATGAGTTCCTAACCCTTGCCAAGCAGAAGCAGCTCAGACGCAACAAG GCTGCTCTGAGCGATACAGGAGTACCAGTACCACGAGTTCAGGTCATTGCCACTGACGCTATATCTTCAAGTGATCAGCTGGGAAATTGA